From Macaca mulatta isolate MMU2019108-1 chromosome 1, T2T-MMU8v2.0, whole genome shotgun sequence, the proteins below share one genomic window:
- the LOC144331831 gene encoding uncharacterized protein LOC144331831: MVHFTRHNFAQPFRHRTRTHTPSPQRSGLVPISPIPERRLSPATAKLLPARRLARRGARAPSAPARAPHRSASALVRRRRRRRLQRPLAGPLYGWLAGWLAGWLARWLAARLTPHWGFL; encoded by the coding sequence ATGGTCCACTTTACGAGGCACAACTTTGCCCAGCCGTTCCGCCACCGCACTCGAACACACACCCCATCCCCGCAGCGGTCGGGTCTGGTCCCGATCAGCCCCATCCCGGAGAGGCGGTTGAGCCCAGCCACAGCCAAGCTCCTACCTGCGCGGCGGCTGGCGCGGCGAGGAGCTAGGGCACCGAGCGCCCCGGCCCGAGCCCCGCACCGCAGCGCGTCTGCCCTtgtgcggcggcggcggcggcggcggctgcagcGGCCGCTGGCTGGCCCGCTGTATGGTTggttggctggctggctggctggctggctggctcgCTGGCTGGCTGCCCGGCTGACTCCTCACTGGGGCTTCCTGTAG